GCGCCAACGCCTCCACCCTGCAGGTGTCTGCGGAAGATTTTGCCGCATTGACAGAAGATCTGTTCAATGCCGGCCTGTCCAAGTCGGACATCAGGGATCTGCAAACCCTGGTGGAAAGCGACAGTGGCCTGAGCTGGCAGGATCTGATGCAGCAGGTGAACCAGAAGCTCGACGCCAAGGACACCGAAGGCGCCGGCAAGGCGTCCCTCACGGACGAGGAATTGCGGGCCCTGCACGGCTTTTTCCAGAAAATCGGCTTCAACCCCACGGAAGCCAAGGACCTGCTGAGCCAGTTCTCCAATGGCCAGGGCGATGCCGCCTGGCTGCAGATTCAGGCCAAGCTCGCCGGCATGAGCGACAGCAAGACCGTCTCCATGCGCTTTGGCGAACTCGCCGCCCTGGCCAAGCTCACGGGGCTGGACCCGGCCATTGCCAACAACTTTGCCGGCCTCTTCAACGCCAATGGCGAAGCCCGGCTTGGCCGCAGCGGCCTGCAGGCCATCACCCTGACCCTGCGCCAGACCGCCGCCGCCACCCATGGGGCACTGGCCCAGCAACTGCGGGACCCGGCCCGCCAGATCCTTAACGACAAGCTCAAGAGCGCCCTCAACCAGGCCCTGGACGAAGCCCAGCGCGATTCCCTGGCCAGCAACAAGGAAAGCCGCGACGTCCAGTCCCAGCGCTTCAGGATCAAGGAAGCCGCAGCCCAGAACCATCGCCAGAGCGGCGAGGCCGCGGCAAGCCGCTCCAGCGGCGAAACCATGGACCCCCACGCCCTCAAGGCATCCATCGCCCAGGCCTCCAAAAAGGAGACTGCCGACCCGGCCGATGCCGACGAGCTGGTCAAGACAGACGCCAAGGCGGACATCAAGGCGGACGTCAAGGCAGTTGACCCCGCCAGCAAGGACGCCCTGGCCAATGCCCTGGCGAGCAAAAAGGTCGCCGGCAGCGATGGGTCCGGCCACGGTTCGACCGGCAAGGACTCCTCCCAGGGGCAGGCCTTTTCCCAAAAAGAACAGCTCTGGCGGGACATGTGGAGCAAGGTGGAGACCGAACCCGCGGGCCGCAAGTCCGTGCGCATCGATCCGCTGCTGGCCGCCGCCAGGGTTCAGGAAGCGCTGACCGTCACCCAGCAGCAGGCCAAGGCCGCCAAGGGCGATGCCGTGTTCCAGCGGGCAGCCGTGCAGTCGGAAAAGGTGTTGCAGGCCGTGGAACAGGGCGCGCTGCGCTCCCTGGCCGAGGGATCCAAGCAACTCACCCTGCGGCTGGATTCGCCGGATCTGGGCAAGGTGACGGTCATTCTGCAGGTGTCGTCCAACAAGGAAGTTACCGCCAGCCTGCGTCCGGACAACCAGGAAGCCGCCGCCGCCCTTTCCCAACAGCTGACCCAGCTCAAGCAGAGCCTGGAGCAGCAGGGCCTCAAGGTGGAAAAGCTGGACGTGCAGACCAACCTGGCCCAGGACCAGAATGCCGCCAACTGGCAGGGATCCGGCCAGCACAATTTTTCCCAGGAGCAGGGCGCACGCATGGCCGAACAGCGCGCATGGGGCTTCCTGCGCCGCGCCGCCGCCCAGGATGCAGCGTTGGCCCGAGAGATGCAGAATGGTGCAGCAGGGGAAGTTTCTTCCCGCGTGGCCTCCCTGAATGGCGCCGGGGCAGCCGCTGGCATCAACATCATTGCCTAGTCCAGGAGCCGTCCATGATTGTCAATGTGAATGACAGCCTCGGTCTCAGCAGTACCGGCTACACCGTCAAAGACAGCTCCGCCACCGGCTCCGATGAACTGGGCAAGGACACGTTCCTCACCCTGCTCATCACCCAGTTGTCCAACCAGGACCCGCTGAACCCCATGGCCGACACGGAATTCACGTCCCAGTTGGCCCAGTTCTCCAGCCTGGAACAGCTGACCAAAATTGCCGACGGTGTGGACACGCTCAACGACGGCACCGAGCGGCAAGATATGCTCAGTTCCGTGAGCTTCATCGGCAAGGAAGTGGTTGCCGAAGGCAATACTTTCTCCAAAACCGAAGACGGCGTCACCACCCTGTGGTTCGAAATCGAAGAACCCATGGCCAGTGGCTTCGTCAACATTTACGATCAGTCCGGCGGTCTCGTGCAGACCCTCGAACTGGGCGCCTACCAGGCCGGTCGCCACGAGGTCACCTGGGATGGCACGGACTACAAAGGAAACAGTCAGCCCAACGGCATTTACGGAGTGGGCATGTCCTGCGAAGGCGTGGATGGCGAACTGGTGCTCGTCAACATGGATGTGGCGGGCGTGGTTTCCGGGGTCAAGGCAGAAAGCGGCACGTTCTACTTGCAGCTCAAGGACGGCCGCAGCGTGGACTTCGCTTCCATCAAGGAAGTGGTCAGCGACAGCAGCGCGTCTGAAGACACTGGCGACGACACCGAGGACACCAGCTCGACCAGCTAGGGCAGCACGATGCATCCAGCAAGAATTCAAGGAGAAAGGCAATGAGCCTGACATCTTCCCTGTGGACCGGCGTTTCCGGCATGCTCACTCATGGAGAACGCATGACGGTGGTGGGCAACAACATCTCCAACGTCAATACCGTGGGCTTCAAGTCGTCCCACATGCATTTTGCGGACTTTATGAGCCAGGACTATGTCACCTCCGGCAGCACGCCCGCGCAAATTGGCCGCGGCACCAAGGTGTCGGCCATTTATGGAGACTTTGCCCAAGGCTCCTTTGAGACCACCAACGAATCCACGGACCTGGCCATCTCCGGCAACGGGTTCTTCGGCGTCTCCCCCCTGGGTTCGGACGAGCGGTATTACACCAGGGCCGGCAACTTCCGGTTCGACAAGAATGGCTACCTCAAGGATCCCAACGGGTACGTACTGCAAGGCTGGGGCTTGACCACCCGGACCCTGGACTCCAGCAGCACGTCTCAGAACTCGGACAGCCTGACCCAGGTGACGCGCACGGGCAGCATCACCAACATCAAGCTGGATGCCGGTGGCGTGGCCGACCCGCAGCACACCAGCAACGTGAGCCTCATCACGCAGTTGGATCTGGATGGCGGCGACAACACCAGCGATCCGGCCAACCCGTACTTCTCTTTGCTCAACGCCTGGGACGGCTCGCAGGAAACGCCCCTGAGCTCCATGCAGTACGCCTACCAGACCACCCTCAAGGTCTACGACGAAGCAGGCAGCCCGCATACGCTGACCGTGTATTACGACCAGGTTTCCAACGCCGAAGGCAAAAACGCCTGGGAATACATCGTCACCATGGACCCCTCCGAGGACAAGCGCTTCTTTGGCGGCACCGCCACCGCAGACAACACCGTCGCCGGCACCTCTGCCGCCGGGCTGCTCATGGCTGGCACGCTCACCTTCAATTCGTACGGGCAGATCGAAAGCATGTCTGCCTACACCCTGCAGGCCGACGCCAACAATACCGACGGCTTCAAAAACCTGGACTACTGGCGGCCCACGAGCATCTCTGACAACGGCTATCCCCAGTTTGCGGCAAACTTTACCGGGCTGGGCAACGCAAGCTCAGTGGTGAATGCCGACGGCACGCCCATCGATCCGCCGCTGGCCAACGCCTCAGGCAAGCTCATTGAGCTGAACGTCGGGCTGCAGGCCTCCAACACCCGCACCTGGGTGGACCCCCTGGCCACGGCCGGCGGATCGTCCCGGGCCTCGGACATGGGCAACACCCATACCACGGCCGATCTGCCCAGCTTCGGCACCAACGCCACGCGCCATTCGTCTGCCTCCACCAGCTTCGACAGCGCCTCCTCCGACTTGTACCAATCCCAGGACGGCTACACCTTCGGCTACCTGCAAAACGTGCTTGTCACCAGCGAAGGCGTCATCCAGGGCAATTTCTCCAACGGGGTGACGCTGGATCTCTACCAGCTGGCGCTGTTCGACTTCAACAACAAGACGGGCCTGCGCCGCGAAGGGGGCAACCTGTTCTCCGAAACGCGCGAGGCGCCCCTGACCAGCTCGCAACCGGCAGGCACCGGCAGCATGGGCTCCATCTCCTCCGGCTCGCTGGAACTCTCCAACGTGGACCTGGCTGAAGAATTTGTGGATATGATCACCACCCAACGCGGCTTCTCCGCCAACGGCAAGGTCATCACCACCACGGACTCCATGCTCGCCGAAGTCATCATGCTCAAGCGCTAGAGCAAGTTATCTTTGAAAGGAGTTCTCGGAGGAAGAACCTTTCTGAAGAAAGGTTCTTCCCCCGAACCCCCTCTCGCAATGTCCTTTTTCAAAATTAAAATGCCCTAACAGCGCATTGCCTCCGAATACAATACGCGGGGAAAGCATCCTTCCGGGTGCTTTCCCCGTCGCGCATGCAGCACGCCGCCGCATCCCGAAGCTGGGATACGGCGGCGTGCTGCATGCGCCTGTACGGTGCGGCCCTGGGCGATGCGGTGGCGCATCCGCAATAGCCCGTCCCGGAGTCGCAGCCGCCGTGAGTTGGCCAGCCTCACGGGTTTGGGGAGTGGCCATCCCGGGAGACCGTGATGAAAAAATCAGCTTATTTCAGGGGCATCACACCAGCATCCCGGCATACTGGGAACAATGCTCCCATGGTCCCGGCGGTCAGGGGGCAGATCGTGCATCAGGGCGGCGTTTTTTTCCCCAGATCCGGTCCCCGAGGGTCCTGGAGCCCGACGGGATGGGAAAAAATTGACAGTTACTGCCGCCCTCCGGCGCGCCATCTGGTTAACATACTGAAATACAGCGCAATATCGTTCGTGGCACCGTGTTTGCTTATCTCCGCGCAAGCATTAACACGGAGGTTATGCATATGTCCCTGGTTATCAATCACAACCTCATGGCCATGAACGCCGCCCGGAATCTTGGCGAGAGCTATGGACGGCTCTCCACCTCCACGCGGCGTCTTTCCTCCGGCCTGAGAGTCGGCACCGCGGCAGACGACGCCGCCGGTCTGGCCATCCGCGAACTCATGCGCGCGGACATCGCCACCATGCAGCAAGGCATCCGCAACGCCAACGACGCCATCTCCCTGATCCAGACAGCAGATGGCGCGCTGCAGGTCATTGATGAAAAGCTCATCCGCCTCAAGGAACTTGCCGAACAGGCGGCCACGGGCACTTACAACTCTGACCAGCGTGTGCTCATCGACTCCGAATTCCAGGCGATGATGTCGGAAATCACCCGAATCGCCAACGCCACGGACTTCAACGGCGTCAAGCTGCTGGACGGCAATCTTTCCGGCGACCCCACGCTTCACCCGGGCGCCACCCACAACGGCGACGGCGTAGTATCCACGGGGCCGCTGAAGATCCACTTCGGCACAGGCAACGATTCTGCGGAAGACTACTATTTCATCAACATCGGTGCTGCCACGGCATCGGCCCTGGGCTTTTGGAACCCGTTGACCGGGGCCAACTACCGCATCGACACCCAGAGCCTGGCCCAGAACATGTTGAGCGTCATCAACCTGGCCATCATTTCCAAGGATACCATCCGCGGCCAGCTGGGCGCCTTGCAGAACCGGTTGCAGAACACCATCACCAACCTGTCCATCCAGGCTGAAAACCTGCAGGCCTCGGAATCGCGTATTTCCGACGTCGATGTGGCCACGGAAATGACGGAATTCGTCCGCAACCAAATTCTCACCCAGGGCGCGGTGGCCATGCTTGCCCAGGCCAACAGCCTGCCGCGGCTGGCCATGCAGCTCATCGGCGGCGGCTAAGCCGAGCACTGAGTCGTGCCGCGTAGTGATTCATGACCGGGACATCCTCCCCGGCCGGCGCATCGGGCCCGGCCGGGGAGGGAGCTCGACCCCGCAACTGGTCAGCTCTACCCGAAGATGGTCTTCAGATCTTCCTGCACCTTGGGAATATGCAGGTTGGAGGCATACAACTGGTGCAGCTGCGTAATGCAATCTGCAATGTTCTCTGGTGAAGGGTCTTCCTTCACGGAATGCACCAGCCTTCCAAGCAGCACCTTGGCAGCCAGAAAACGCAATGCATGCGACTTTCTTCCAGTGACGATGTCCAGCCACTCCTGATTGGTTGCGCTTGGAATTGCCATGCAACGCTCCCCGTGTTTCATGCCCGGGTTCCCCGGACATGCCCCCCGCGTCTGCCCCTTTTGAAACGATAGGCTGATTCAAACGCGGAGTCAACGCGCACTGCCCTCACGCGAACAGGGCTGCGCCTGCTTACACGTCGTGCAATTCCACGTACACCAGCGTCTGATTGAGCAACTGGTATGCGATTTCACCAAAAGTAATCGGCCCGACGAAGGGTTCTGTTTTTTTGCCTTCGAGTTCCGAATACAGATAGTTAAGGATGCAGTTGCAGGAGAACACCAGCCGCGTATCATCCAACGTGCAATCCTGAGCCAGCTTGTCCTTGAAATCCGTCACATAATCCGCCACGGGTTTGGCGTACTTGTAGCGAATGCCGCTGAACACTGGCGCGTAGAAATTCACCACGCCTTTTTCCGCATCCACGCTCTGGAAGCTGATGTTCACAGAAGCGCCGTAATAGTCCGCCACCAGCGGCAGCTTGGTATCCAGCTGTTTTTCCGTGAGGTAGTGGGCAAAGTTGGTGCGTTTGCCGTTGACAAACACGTCCTGGGTGGCAAAGCCGGACTCGGGGAAGGTCAAAGTATCGCCCGCGCCCTGCTCAAACAGGTTCACGATGCCCAGGGAGGCCGCCTTGCCCGCAGGCAACGTCACCGCCATGACCAGCGCGCCGTCCTCGATGCCCTCGCCGGTTTGCCCATCAAAAACCTTGGGCGTCACCTTGCCCAAGTCTTCCAAATGCACGCCGGAAATCCAGCCCACCAGCGGCCGCACCCCGAACTGCTCGTAATTGGGCGCGTTCAGGGCAAACGAAAGGTGCGTGGGGCTGGTGGCAGGAATGATGATGAAGCTGAAGCCATTTTCCGGAGCCTTCACATACACTTGCGCCACGCTTTCCGCATCGTACCGCTGCAGTTCCCAGCTGGCGACAATCTCTGTGAGGTCCGTGGCGAACACCATGTCTTTGGAGGCCAGCCCGCCGAATTTTTTGGACATGAAATACGGGATGGTGCCACCGACCCACGCCCCCTTGGGCAGAGAGCGCAGCACGGTTTCGTCGCCTGCCAGC
This sequence is a window from Megalodesulfovibrio gigas DSM 1382 = ATCC 19364. Protein-coding genes within it:
- a CDS encoding flagellar hook-length control protein FliK, which encodes MQIIPLSKQLQQQTESLSNNLATGLATGQDFSSILSELEESSTTASTSSSTTASQVQGQSAYDMDRANASTLQVSAEDFAALTEDLFNAGLSKSDIRDLQTLVESDSGLSWQDLMQQVNQKLDAKDTEGAGKASLTDEELRALHGFFQKIGFNPTEAKDLLSQFSNGQGDAAWLQIQAKLAGMSDSKTVSMRFGELAALAKLTGLDPAIANNFAGLFNANGEARLGRSGLQAITLTLRQTAAATHGALAQQLRDPARQILNDKLKSALNQALDEAQRDSLASNKESRDVQSQRFRIKEAAAQNHRQSGEAAASRSSGETMDPHALKASIAQASKKETADPADADELVKTDAKADIKADVKAVDPASKDALANALASKKVAGSDGSGHGSTGKDSSQGQAFSQKEQLWRDMWSKVETEPAGRKSVRIDPLLAAARVQEALTVTQQQAKAAKGDAVFQRAAVQSEKVLQAVEQGALRSLAEGSKQLTLRLDSPDLGKVTVILQVSSNKEVTASLRPDNQEAAAALSQQLTQLKQSLEQQGLKVEKLDVQTNLAQDQNAANWQGSGQHNFSQEQGARMAEQRAWGFLRRAAAQDAALAREMQNGAAGEVSSRVASLNGAGAAAGINIIA
- a CDS encoding DUF6976 family protein, with translation MSQSILTVDEAKAAIAGGRVLLLAGDETVLRSLPKGAWVGGTIPYFMSKKFGGLASKDMVFATDLTEIVASWELQRYDAESVAQVYVKAPENGFSFIIIPATSPTHLSFALNAPNYEQFGVRPLVGWISGVHLEDLGKVTPKVFDGQTGEGIEDGALVMAVTLPAGKAASLGIVNLFEQGAGDTLTFPESGFATQDVFVNGKRTNFAHYLTEKQLDTKLPLVADYYGASVNISFQSVDAEKGVVNFYAPVFSGIRYKYAKPVADYVTDFKDKLAQDCTLDDTRLVFSCNCILNYLYSELEGKKTEPFVGPITFGEIAYQLLNQTLVYVELHDV
- a CDS encoding flagellar hook protein FlgE; protein product: MSLTSSLWTGVSGMLTHGERMTVVGNNISNVNTVGFKSSHMHFADFMSQDYVTSGSTPAQIGRGTKVSAIYGDFAQGSFETTNESTDLAISGNGFFGVSPLGSDERYYTRAGNFRFDKNGYLKDPNGYVLQGWGLTTRTLDSSSTSQNSDSLTQVTRTGSITNIKLDAGGVADPQHTSNVSLITQLDLDGGDNTSDPANPYFSLLNAWDGSQETPLSSMQYAYQTTLKVYDEAGSPHTLTVYYDQVSNAEGKNAWEYIVTMDPSEDKRFFGGTATADNTVAGTSAAGLLMAGTLTFNSYGQIESMSAYTLQADANNTDGFKNLDYWRPTSISDNGYPQFAANFTGLGNASSVVNADGTPIDPPLANASGKLIELNVGLQASNTRTWVDPLATAGGSSRASDMGNTHTTADLPSFGTNATRHSSASTSFDSASSDLYQSQDGYTFGYLQNVLVTSEGVIQGNFSNGVTLDLYQLALFDFNNKTGLRREGGNLFSETREAPLTSSQPAGTGSMGSISSGSLELSNVDLAEEFVDMITTQRGFSANGKVITTTDSMLAEVIMLKR
- a CDS encoding flagellar hook assembly protein FlgD, translated to MIVNVNDSLGLSSTGYTVKDSSATGSDELGKDTFLTLLITQLSNQDPLNPMADTEFTSQLAQFSSLEQLTKIADGVDTLNDGTERQDMLSSVSFIGKEVVAEGNTFSKTEDGVTTLWFEIEEPMASGFVNIYDQSGGLVQTLELGAYQAGRHEVTWDGTDYKGNSQPNGIYGVGMSCEGVDGELVLVNMDVAGVVSGVKAESGTFYLQLKDGRSVDFASIKEVVSDSSASEDTGDDTEDTSSTS
- a CDS encoding flagellin N-terminal helical domain-containing protein — protein: MSLVINHNLMAMNAARNLGESYGRLSTSTRRLSSGLRVGTAADDAAGLAIRELMRADIATMQQGIRNANDAISLIQTADGALQVIDEKLIRLKELAEQAATGTYNSDQRVLIDSEFQAMMSEITRIANATDFNGVKLLDGNLSGDPTLHPGATHNGDGVVSTGPLKIHFGTGNDSAEDYYFINIGAATASALGFWNPLTGANYRIDTQSLAQNMLSVINLAIISKDTIRGQLGALQNRLQNTITNLSIQAENLQASESRISDVDVATEMTEFVRNQILTQGAVAMLAQANSLPRLAMQLIGGG